Proteins from one Fragaria vesca subsp. vesca linkage group LG6, FraVesHawaii_1.0, whole genome shotgun sequence genomic window:
- the LOC101314673 gene encoding EG45-like domain containing protein-like — MRFKIHVLVMVVMVATVVCLPSLTFAAQGTATFYTPPYVPSSCYGFQDNGVMIAAASDVIWGNRAACGRKYRVKCTGATNQGISQPCKGNSVVVKIVDYCPPGCHGTIDLSKEAFTVIANPDAGKIKIEYTQV, encoded by the exons ATGAGATTCAAAATCCATGTTCTCGTCATGGTGGTGATGGTGGCCACGGTTGTATGCCTTCCCTCACTCACGTTTGCTGCCCAGGGAACTGCCACCTTCTATACACCTCCCTATGTTC CTTCGTCATGCTACGGATTCCAGGACAATGGGGTGATGATAGCGGCAGCAAGCGATGTCATTTGGGGCAACAGAGCAGCTTGTGGAAGAAAGTACAGAGTGAAATGCACTGGAGCCACTAACCAAGGTATATCACAACCTTGCAAGGGTAACAGCGTTGTCGTCAAGATAGTCGATTACTGCCCTCCGGGATGCCATGGAACTATAGATCTCTCCAAAGAAGCCTTTACTGTCATTGCTAATCCTGATGCTGGTAAAATCAAGATCGAGTATACTCA GGTCTAG
- the LOC101314102 gene encoding acyl-CoA-binding domain-containing protein 4-like, which translates to MATMGRASSGLQYPERFYAAASYAGFDGSPRSSSKAVRAKFNSESALILYALYQQATVGPCNTPEPSAWNAVEKSKWSSWKKLADMASTEAMRLFVKILEEEDPGWYSRASNSVSEPVVDVQMNQNSKGGPVVENGNTYPETKTISTENGSIQEAHDKDVVSEGIGSVGVYDKWIAPPVSGQHPKARYEHGAAVIQDKMYIYGGNHNGRYLNDLHVFDLRSWTWSKIEAKVGDESHGSPSPVTVSPCAGHSLIPWDNKLLSVAGHTKDPTESIQVKAFDLHTSSWSFLKTYGKPPTSRGGQSVTLIGGSLVVFGGQDAKRTLLNDLHILDLETMTWDEIDAVGASPSPRSDHAAAVHADRYLLIFGGGSHATCFNDLHVLDLQTMEWSKPTQQGEIPTPRAGHAGVPVGENWFIVGGGDNKSGVSETVVLNMSTLVWSVVTTVEGRIPVASEGLSLVVGCYNGEDVLLSFGGYNGRYNNEVNVLKPSLKSTLQSKTETLVPDSVSAVHDAPNVARDVQSEYEAGQDGKIREIVMDAEPMKSRGKNFNEHLVATLKADKEELESSLSKEKAQSLQLKQELSEAETRNTDLYKELQSVRGQLASEQSRCFKLEVELAELRQKLQNMEALQKELELLQRQKAASEQAALNARKQGSGGVWGWLAGTPGSEKSDDA; encoded by the exons ATGGCTACTATGGGTCGGGCGAGCTCGGGGCTCCAATACCCTGAGCGGTTCTACGCGGCGGCCTCCTACGCCGGCTTCGACGGATCTCCTCGCTCCTCCTCCAAAGCCGTTCGCGCCAAGTTCAACTCCGAGTCCGCTCTCATTCTCTACGCTCTCTATCAGCAG GCTACTGTAGGACCGTGTAACACACCGGAGCCGAGTGCTTGGAATGCAGTTGAGAAGAGCAAATGGAGCAG CTGGAAGAAGCTTGCGGACATGGCCTCCACTGAAGCAATGCGTCTTTTTGTAAAGATATTGGAG GAAGAAGATCCAGGTTGGTATTCAAGAGCATCAAACTCTGTTTCTGAGCCTGTGGTAGACGTACAAATGAAC CAAAATTCAAAAGGTGGGCCAGTTGTTGAGAATGGGAACACTTATCCAGAGACAAAGACAATCTCCACTGAAAATGGGAGCATACAGGAAGCACATGATAAAGATGTTGTCTCCGAAGGCATTGGCTCTGTTGGTGTTTATGATAAGTGGATTGCTCCTCCAGTATCTGGCCAACATCCAAAAGCCCGATATGAG CATGGAGCAGCAGTTATACAAGACAAGATGTATATATATGGTGGAAACCACAATGGTCGTTACCTAAATGATCTCCAT GTGTTCGATTTGAGGAGTTGGACTTGGTCAAAGATTGAGGCCAAAGTTGGGGATGAATCACATGGCTCACCATCTCCAGTAACAGTAAGCCCATGTGCTGGTCATTCCTTG ATACCATGGGATAATAAACTTCTCTCAGTTGCTGGACATACAAAGGATCCTACTGAGTCTATTCAAG TGAAGGCGTTTGATCTACACACTTCTTCTTGGTCATTCTTAAAGACTTATGGGAAACCACCG ACGTCACGCGGAGGTCAATCCGTCACCCTTATTGGAGGTAGCTTGGTGGTATTTGGTGGACAGGATGCGAAGAGAACTTTGTTAAATGATCTCCACATTCTTGACCTAGAAACAATGACATGGGATGAAATTGATGCTGT AGGGGCGTCCCCTTCTCCAAGGTCGGATCATGCTGCTGCTGTTCATGCGGACCGCTACCTCCTTATCTTTGGTGGGGGTTCCCATGCAACTTGCTTCAATGATCTGCATGTCCTTGATTTGCAAACT ATGGAGTGGTCAAAACCCACACAACAAGGTGAGATACCAACTCCACGGGCTGGGCATGCAGGTGTGCCAGTTGGTGAAAACTGGTTCATTGTTGGGGGTGGTGACAATAAGAGTG GGGTTTCAGAAACCGTGGTCCTAAATATGTCTACACTAGTTTGGTCTGTTGTAACTACTGTTGAAGGTCGTATTCCTGTTGCTAGTGAG GGATTAAGTTTGGTCGTAGGTTGTTACAATGGTGAAGATGTGCTTTTATCTTTTGGAGGATACAATGGCCGTTACAACAATGAG GTTAACGTTCTCAAACCAAGCCTCAAGTCAACCTTGCAATCAAAAACTGAAACTTTGGTGCCAGACAGTGTTTCTGCAGTGCATGATGCCCCTAATGTTGCCAGAGATGTGCAGTCCGAGTATGAAGCCGGACAAGATGGAAAAATTAGGGAAATAGTTATGGACGCAGAGCCGATG AAATCCAGAGGCAAGAATTTTAATGAGCATCTTGTGGCGACCCTCAAAGCAGATAAAGAAGAATTAGAATCATCACTCAGTAAGGAGAAGGCACAATCTCTCCAGTTAAAGCAAGAGTTATCAGAAGCAGAGACTCGTAACACTGACCTATACAAG GAGCTTCAATCTGTACGGGGACAACTTGCATCCGAGCAATCCAGATGCTTCAAACTGGAG GTCGAACTAGCGGAACTACGACAGAAGCTCCAAAATATGGAGGCATTGCAGAAGGAACTTGAACTCCTCCAGCGACAAAAAGCTGCATCTGAACAAGCAGCCCTGAATGCTAGAAAGCAGGGCTCAGGAGGCGTATGGGGCTGGCTTGCCGGAACACCTGGCAGCGAAAAATCTGATGATGCCTAA